Proteins encoded together in one Myxococcales bacterium window:
- a CDS encoding zf-TFIIB domain-containing protein, whose protein sequence is MIVEARSFCFFCGKAGRADAPCPSCMIAMPAVFCGGCGARSSPLAPSCGTCHAPLAEPRFAELPCPACTAARRPSGPMVPVACGAVSLHGCVTCRGVFVSARAWCTLLSHPELEPKLPGEAPPGAGAVLEMVACPLCKKRLERGRFAGRSSVVVDMCERHGVWLDAGELSGVLGFVRQERAARPDVDAAHASLDAARRAGDVYVRGAAQELTRREERKPSGFPWALALVAALGFSALSYGTYQKFFAHHGETVKGAAEGAQKVLGK, encoded by the coding sequence GTGATCGTCGAGGCCCGCTCGTTCTGCTTTTTCTGCGGCAAAGCCGGCCGCGCCGACGCCCCGTGCCCGTCGTGCATGATCGCGATGCCCGCGGTGTTCTGCGGCGGCTGTGGCGCGCGCTCGTCGCCGCTCGCCCCGTCCTGCGGCACGTGCCACGCGCCGCTCGCCGAGCCCCGGTTCGCCGAGCTCCCGTGCCCCGCGTGCACCGCCGCGCGCCGCCCGAGCGGTCCCATGGTCCCCGTGGCGTGCGGGGCCGTGTCGCTCCATGGCTGCGTCACGTGCCGCGGCGTGTTCGTGTCGGCGCGTGCATGGTGCACGCTCTTGTCGCACCCCGAGCTCGAGCCCAAGCTCCCCGGTGAGGCGCCTCCGGGGGCGGGCGCGGTGCTCGAGATGGTCGCGTGCCCCCTCTGCAAGAAGCGCCTCGAGCGAGGCCGGTTCGCGGGCCGTTCGTCCGTCGTGGTCGACATGTGCGAGCGGCACGGCGTGTGGCTCGACGCGGGGGAGCTCTCGGGGGTGCTCGGGTTCGTCCGCCAAGAGCGCGCGGCCCGCCCCGACGTCGACGCGGCCCACGCGAGCCTCGATGCCGCGAGGCGCGCAGGCGACGTGTACGTGCGCGGAGCGGCCCAGGAGCTCACGCGCCGCGAAGAGCGCAAGCCCTCGGGCTTCCCGTGGGCGCTCGCCCTGGTCGCGGCGCTCGGCTTCTCGGCCCTAAGTTATGGCACCTACCAGAAGTTCTTCGCCCACCACGGCGAGACGGTAAAGGGCGCCGCCGAAGGCGCCCAAAAGGTCCTCGGGAAGTAG
- a CDS encoding PD40 domain-containing protein, which yields MRAWIFAPALALVLATAAAACVGDDPVGSQDAGATPADASTAPTDAPTNVPDTSTPVPDAGADTSAPRDGAVDTGTDRRCDPAKTFDAPTFMATVSSAFDEASFSMTRDELTAFMHRENTGAPNTSLLQTTRARVTDAFAAPTETNLAVVNTPPGSEYSPTVSPDGLVLYFHRQTAGGIGVFVATRGAAGAPFANQGAVTVGGTALSDALSPHLSADGQTLYWLDFQTFKLHQAARGATPAIFGTGREVTPADVYNPVLSADELTLYYSNGMSDDVLRATRASKAASFGAGVRVDALSSNAKDAPLFLTGDGCVMILKSTRPGGSGGTDLWMAQRPQ from the coding sequence ATGCGCGCTTGGATCTTCGCCCCTGCCCTCGCCCTCGTGCTCGCCACCGCCGCCGCCGCCTGCGTGGGGGACGACCCCGTCGGCTCCCAAGATGCGGGCGCGACCCCGGCCGACGCGAGCACGGCGCCGACCGACGCGCCGACGAACGTGCCCGACACGAGCACCCCCGTTCCCGACGCGGGCGCCGACACGAGCGCCCCGAGGGACGGCGCCGTCGACACGGGCACGGACAGGAGGTGCGACCCCGCGAAGACGTTCGACGCGCCCACGTTCATGGCCACCGTGAGCTCGGCGTTCGACGAAGCGTCGTTCAGCATGACCCGCGACGAGCTCACCGCGTTCATGCACCGCGAGAACACGGGCGCGCCCAACACGAGCCTTCTCCAGACCACGCGCGCCCGCGTGACCGACGCGTTCGCGGCGCCGACCGAGACGAACCTCGCCGTGGTGAACACGCCGCCGGGCTCGGAGTACTCGCCCACGGTCTCGCCCGACGGGCTCGTCCTCTACTTCCACAGGCAGACGGCCGGCGGGATCGGCGTGTTCGTGGCCACGCGAGGCGCGGCGGGGGCGCCCTTCGCGAATCAAGGCGCGGTCACCGTAGGGGGGACGGCCCTGTCGGACGCGCTCTCGCCGCACCTCTCGGCCGACGGGCAGACGCTCTACTGGCTCGACTTCCAGACGTTCAAGCTGCACCAGGCCGCGCGCGGGGCCACCCCGGCGATCTTCGGGACGGGCCGCGAGGTCACCCCGGCCGACGTGTACAACCCGGTGCTCTCGGCCGACGAGCTCACGCTCTACTACTCGAACGGCATGAGCGACGACGTGCTCCGCGCGACACGCGCCTCGAAGGCCGCCTCGTTCGGCGCGGGCGTGCGCGTGGACGCGCTGTCGTCGAACGCGAAGGACGCGCCGCTCTTCCTCACGGGCGACGGCTGCGTGATGATCCTAAAGAGCACACGCCCCGGCGGCTCGGGCGGCACCGATTTGTGGATGGCCCAACGCCCGCAGTGA